The proteins below are encoded in one region of Archocentrus centrarchus isolate MPI-CPG fArcCen1 chromosome 13, fArcCen1, whole genome shotgun sequence:
- the ssh2a gene encoding protein phosphatase Slingshot homolog 2 isoform X1, which yields MTLGTVAASDSSSPVSFCSCCGAKMVPYFSDDAVVSKNEINQLISESFLTVKGAALFLPRGNSPTQNSAPRISQRRNKHTGDLQKHLQTMFTVLRPEDTIRLAVRLESAYPQVTRYMVVVSTNGRQDTEESIVLGMDFVSSDSCCTVGLVLPLWSDTMIHLDGDGGFSVSTVNRVHVFKPVSVQAMWSALQSLHKACEVARCHNYYPGSLFLTWVCYYQSRVSSSQLCINEWNAMQDVESHRANSPILFTDLPTERERTERLIKMRLREIMMQKDLENVTSKEIRTELEIQMVCNLREFKEFIDNEMIVILGQMDSPTEIFEHVFLGSEWNASNLEELQNSGVRYILNVTREIDNFFPGMFEYHNIRVYDEEATNLLEYWNDTYKFITKAKKAGAKCLVHCKMGVSRSASTVIAYAMKEYGWNLDTAFDYVKERRTVTKPNPSFMKQLEEYQGILLASKQRHNKLWRSHSDGDLSDRPDSKPSSPSLSRTDSHNNNTSSPSVHHFLGVAVLQALGAEPKDSPKSNDMHTSDSHLLSNGVCESLVQAEEVRSDCEDPCLFALPRPRAATVVPEEKQDNSASVAVTVPVALPHPPPSLHILPPTPELQRAHRGAPTHLSSSVAKCKPEELFLNLPDGSSSEEVSPLTLESADSDMINQSLSDLTSDRQTPLSPASPTSLPLLLPLAPSDGDDDNNNNPSELEMGSTLDSRGEADGSSTHSTDSIDFFSAREKFLGLAQDGRIRTLSEQAQQKTPLSDDRETEVCENEEEQRNETSQESEDSFDKASPDQPHHDNGISVRHIVTEIEAISHPASSLPTPSSSSSSSLPPFSHSPQITRPEHQEEAESSEATHGSSTPPSHPQSPSVMPCDWPAGSVRRATKQLEQKLRQELDIAASQRSPLHSPSAEHPPVRLSVSSPITEHPPLHSPLHATEQRIAQGENVAVSANAKSKDEEKHTGSHKRLDSSGTNDLQDPSCSPNLNISQVSGAIPVSVHTSTVSHTVTSSLASSKHLSASSQDTSAQSHRQGQLHSQNLQACSNQMTLGGVTVQESDTDESSQGRREDCGPSCDAQRRLAHGSQELERIQQTLRELQAFLHEGISLDTADSRAQELGQPQGLRDAMDTEPGSYKGLSFEENPPGLKVGQQLPERQEQKSLVEPTAWHRAMELEARIRQAGLTPPSLMKRSASLAKLDCLELSANDLSSLDLRTHNRTASSHSRDSSSLPQSHPDDTWKKQKVLAQRSCAERTGLSCDDTSPPPHCLSSSTTGERGEREEPDSSSSVVSASRQQGRGHSSRRPRRASAEKKQQRAVTLLYNTM from the exons TATCAGTGAGAGCTTCCTCACGGTTAAAGGTGCAGCCCTCTTCCTTCCCAGGGGTAACAGCCCCACGCAGAACTCTGCACCTCGAATCAGCCAGCGCAGGAACAAGCACACAG GTGACCTCCAGAAGCATCTTCAGACCATGTTCACTGTGCTGCGCCCAGAAGACACAATCAGACTG GCTGTGCGTCTGGAGAGCGCCTACCCTCAGGTAACCCGCTACATGGTGGTGGTCTCCACCAACGGCAGGCAGGACACAGAGGAGAGCATTGTGCTCGGCATGGACTTTGTCTCCTCTGATAG ctgctgcacagTGGGTCTGGTTCTACCTCTCTGGAGCGACACTATGATCCACTTGGATGGAGACGG TGGCTTCAGTGTGTCGACAGTGAACAGGGTTCATGTCTTCAAGCCAGTGTCTGTCCAGGCCATGTG GTCAGCCCTCCAGTCGCTCCACAAAGCTTGCGAGGTGGCTCGCTGCCATAACTACTACCCAGGCAGCCTGTTCCTGACCTGGGTCTGCTACTACCAGAGCAGAGTCTCATCCAGCCAGTTGTGTATCAACGAATGGAACGCCATGCAGGACGTCGAGTCGCACCGTGCCAATTCACCCATACTCTTCACAGACCT GCCCACAGAGAGGGAGCGCACAGAACGGCTGATCAAGATGCGCCTCAGGGAGATAATGATGCAGAAAGACCTGGAGAACGTCACCTCCAAGGAG ATCCGAACAGAGCTGGAGATCCAGATGGTGTGCAACCTGAGGGAGTTTAAAGAGTTCATAGACAACGAGATGATTGTGATCCTGGGACAGATGGACAGCCCCACGGAAATATTTGAACACGTCTTTCTG GGCTCAGAGTGGAACGCCTCTAACCTAGAGGAGCTGCAGAACAGTGG AGTGCGCTACATCCTGAATGTGACCAGGGAAATCGACAACTTTTTTCCGGGCATGTTTGAGTACCACAACATCAGAGTGTACGACGAGGAGGCCACCAACCTGTTAGAGTACTGGAACGACACGTACAAGTTCATCACCAAGGCCAA GAAAGCCGGTGCCAAGTGTCTGGTTCACTGTAAGATGGGCGTGAGCCGCTCTGCGTCCACAGTGATAGCCTACGCTATGAAGGAATATGGCTGGAACCTGGACACCGCCTTTGACTACGTGAAGGAAAGACGAACCGTCACCAAGCCAAACCCTTCCTTCATGAAGCAGCTGGAGGAGTATCAGGGAATTCTGCTGGCAAG caAACAAAGACATAATAAGCTATGGCGCTCCCACAGTGACGGTGACTTGTCAGATCGCCCGGACTCTAAGCCTTCATCTCCCTCCTTGAGCCGCACTGACtctcacaacaacaacacctcCTCCCCCTCCGTGCATCACTTTCTGGGCGTGGCTGTCCTGCAGGCACTCGGCGCTGAACCAAAAGACTCTCCCAAATCAAACGACATGCACACCTCTGACTCACACCTGCTCTCCAATGGAGTTTGTGAGTCACTGGTTCAGGCGGAGGAGGTCAGATCAGATTGTGAAGACCCCTGCCTGTTTGCCCTCCCCAGACCCCGAGCAGCCACCGTGGTCCCAGAGGAAAAGCAGGACAATTCGGCGAGCGTGGCTGTCACTGTGCCTGTTGCTCTTCCACACCCACCACCATCGCTCCACATCCTACCTCCCACCCCCGAACTGCAGCGTGCTCACAGGGGTGCCCCCACACATCTGTCCAGCTCAGTGGCCAAATGCAAGCCGGAGGAGCTTTTCCTCAATTTACCTGATGGAAGCAGCTCAGAGGAAGTCTCTCCTCTCACTCTGGAATCTGCTGACTCAGATATGATCAACCAGTCACTGTCTGATTTAACAAGCGACAGACAAACTCCGCTCAGCCCTGCGTCTCCCACCTCTCTGCCCCTGCTCCTGCCCCTCGCTCCCAGCGATGGTGAtgatgacaacaacaacaaccccaGTGAGTTAGAGATGGGCAGCACCTTAGACAGCCGCGGCGAGGCAGACGGGTCATCGACCCACAGCACGGACAGCATCGATTTCTTTAGTGCCCGGGAGAAGTTTCTGGGGCTGGCCCAAGATGGTCGAATTCGGACACTTTCAGAGCAGGCACAGCAAAAGACGCCTCTGTCAgatgacagagaaacagaagtcTGTGAAAatgaggaggagcagaggaatGAGACGAGTCAG GAGTCTGAAGACAGCTTTGACAAAGCCAGCCCTGACCAGCCTCACCATGACAACGGAATATCAGTCCGCCATATTGTCACTGAGATCGAAGCCATATCACACCCGGCCTCCTCTCTTCCGACTCCTTCCTCCTCGTCATCTTCGTCACTGCCTCCATTCTCTCACAGCCCTCAGATCACCCGACCGGAACATCAGGAAGAGGCGGAGTCTTCCGAAGCCACGCACGGCTCTTCCACTCCACCTTCACACCCCCAGTCTCCCTCCGTTATGCCGTGCGACTGGCCAGCAGGCTCCGTGCGGCGGGCCACCAAACAGCTGGAGCAGAAGCTGAGGCAGGAATTGGATATAGCGGCGTCTCAGCGGTCCCCGCTGCATTCCCCCAGCGCCGAACACCCGCCCGTCAGACTGTCCGTGTCCTCTCCGATCACTGAACaccctcctctccactcccCCCTGCATGCTACAGAACAAAGGATCGCTCAGGGAGAGAACGTGGCTGTTTCTGCTAATGCTAAGTCCAAAGACGAAGAGAAGCACACAGGGTCACACAAAAGACTTGATTCCTCAGGCACAAATGACCTCCAAGACCCTTCATGCTCCCCAAATTTAAATATCAGCCAAGTCTCTGGTGCTATACCTGTCAGTGTGCACACATCCACAGTTAGCCATACGGTGACCTCATCACTGGCCTCCAGTAAGCACTTATCAGCATCATCTCAAGATACCTCAGCCCAGTCTCATAGACAGGGCCAGCTCCATAGCCAAAACCTGCAGGCCTGTTCAAACCAAATGACTCTGGGTGGTGTGACAGTGCAGGAGTCAGACACGGATGAAAGTTCTCAGGGCAGGCGAGAGGACTGTGGCCCCAGCTGTGATGCCCAGAGGAGGCTGGCTCATGGCAGCCAGGAGCTGGAGAGGATTCAGCAGACACTAAGAGAGCTGCAGGCTTTTCTTCACGAGGGCATCAGCCTGGATACTGCAGACAGTCGAGCACAGGAACTGGGGCAGCCTCAGGGGCTGAGAGACGCTATGGACACAGAGCCAGGAAGTTATAAAGGGTTGAGTTTTGAAGAAAACCCTCCAGGTCTGAAAGTGGGGCAGCAGCTCCCAGAGAGACAAGAGCAGAAGAGTTTGGTAGAGCCAACGGCATGGCACAGAGCCATGGAGCTCGAGGCGCGCATCCGCCAGGCAGGCCTCACCCCCCCTTCTCTCATGAAGAGATCGGCCTCCTTAGCTAAACTGGACTGCCTGGAGCTGTCAGCCAATGACCTCAGCAGCTTGGACCTGAGGACGCACAACAGAACGGCATCGTCGCACTCACGGGACTCTTCCTCCTTGCCCCAGTCTCACCCGGACGACACCTGGAAGAAGCAGAAAGTGCTGGCACAGAGGTCCTGTGCTGAAAGAACAGGTTTGTCCTGTGATGACACATCCCCTCCACCCCactgcctctcctcctccactacaggtgaaagaggagagagggaggagccAGATAGCAGTAGTAGCGTAGTCTCCGCGTCCCGTCAGCAGGGGAGAGGACACTCATCGAGACGTCCTCGCAGAGCATCTGCTGAGAAAAAGCAGCAGCGGGCCGTCACACTGCTATACAATACCATGTAA
- the ssh2a gene encoding protein phosphatase Slingshot homolog 2 isoform X2, translating to MALVTVQRSPTPSTTSSPCVSESGSGEDDRRSHLRSISESFLTVKGAALFLPRGNSPTQNSAPRISQRRNKHTGDLQKHLQTMFTVLRPEDTIRLAVRLESAYPQVTRYMVVVSTNGRQDTEESIVLGMDFVSSDSCCTVGLVLPLWSDTMIHLDGDGGFSVSTVNRVHVFKPVSVQAMWSALQSLHKACEVARCHNYYPGSLFLTWVCYYQSRVSSSQLCINEWNAMQDVESHRANSPILFTDLPTERERTERLIKMRLREIMMQKDLENVTSKEIRTELEIQMVCNLREFKEFIDNEMIVILGQMDSPTEIFEHVFLGSEWNASNLEELQNSGVRYILNVTREIDNFFPGMFEYHNIRVYDEEATNLLEYWNDTYKFITKAKKAGAKCLVHCKMGVSRSASTVIAYAMKEYGWNLDTAFDYVKERRTVTKPNPSFMKQLEEYQGILLASKQRHNKLWRSHSDGDLSDRPDSKPSSPSLSRTDSHNNNTSSPSVHHFLGVAVLQALGAEPKDSPKSNDMHTSDSHLLSNGVCESLVQAEEVRSDCEDPCLFALPRPRAATVVPEEKQDNSASVAVTVPVALPHPPPSLHILPPTPELQRAHRGAPTHLSSSVAKCKPEELFLNLPDGSSSEEVSPLTLESADSDMINQSLSDLTSDRQTPLSPASPTSLPLLLPLAPSDGDDDNNNNPSELEMGSTLDSRGEADGSSTHSTDSIDFFSAREKFLGLAQDGRIRTLSEQAQQKTPLSDDRETEVCENEEEQRNETSQESEDSFDKASPDQPHHDNGISVRHIVTEIEAISHPASSLPTPSSSSSSSLPPFSHSPQITRPEHQEEAESSEATHGSSTPPSHPQSPSVMPCDWPAGSVRRATKQLEQKLRQELDIAASQRSPLHSPSAEHPPVRLSVSSPITEHPPLHSPLHATEQRIAQGENVAVSANAKSKDEEKHTGSHKRLDSSGTNDLQDPSCSPNLNISQVSGAIPVSVHTSTVSHTVTSSLASSKHLSASSQDTSAQSHRQGQLHSQNLQACSNQMTLGGVTVQESDTDESSQGRREDCGPSCDAQRRLAHGSQELERIQQTLRELQAFLHEGISLDTADSRAQELGQPQGLRDAMDTEPGSYKGLSFEENPPGLKVGQQLPERQEQKSLVEPTAWHRAMELEARIRQAGLTPPSLMKRSASLAKLDCLELSANDLSSLDLRTHNRTASSHSRDSSSLPQSHPDDTWKKQKVLAQRSCAERTGLSCDDTSPPPHCLSSSTTGERGEREEPDSSSSVVSASRQQGRGHSSRRPRRASAEKKQQRAVTLLYNTM from the exons TATCAGTGAGAGCTTCCTCACGGTTAAAGGTGCAGCCCTCTTCCTTCCCAGGGGTAACAGCCCCACGCAGAACTCTGCACCTCGAATCAGCCAGCGCAGGAACAAGCACACAG GTGACCTCCAGAAGCATCTTCAGACCATGTTCACTGTGCTGCGCCCAGAAGACACAATCAGACTG GCTGTGCGTCTGGAGAGCGCCTACCCTCAGGTAACCCGCTACATGGTGGTGGTCTCCACCAACGGCAGGCAGGACACAGAGGAGAGCATTGTGCTCGGCATGGACTTTGTCTCCTCTGATAG ctgctgcacagTGGGTCTGGTTCTACCTCTCTGGAGCGACACTATGATCCACTTGGATGGAGACGG TGGCTTCAGTGTGTCGACAGTGAACAGGGTTCATGTCTTCAAGCCAGTGTCTGTCCAGGCCATGTG GTCAGCCCTCCAGTCGCTCCACAAAGCTTGCGAGGTGGCTCGCTGCCATAACTACTACCCAGGCAGCCTGTTCCTGACCTGGGTCTGCTACTACCAGAGCAGAGTCTCATCCAGCCAGTTGTGTATCAACGAATGGAACGCCATGCAGGACGTCGAGTCGCACCGTGCCAATTCACCCATACTCTTCACAGACCT GCCCACAGAGAGGGAGCGCACAGAACGGCTGATCAAGATGCGCCTCAGGGAGATAATGATGCAGAAAGACCTGGAGAACGTCACCTCCAAGGAG ATCCGAACAGAGCTGGAGATCCAGATGGTGTGCAACCTGAGGGAGTTTAAAGAGTTCATAGACAACGAGATGATTGTGATCCTGGGACAGATGGACAGCCCCACGGAAATATTTGAACACGTCTTTCTG GGCTCAGAGTGGAACGCCTCTAACCTAGAGGAGCTGCAGAACAGTGG AGTGCGCTACATCCTGAATGTGACCAGGGAAATCGACAACTTTTTTCCGGGCATGTTTGAGTACCACAACATCAGAGTGTACGACGAGGAGGCCACCAACCTGTTAGAGTACTGGAACGACACGTACAAGTTCATCACCAAGGCCAA GAAAGCCGGTGCCAAGTGTCTGGTTCACTGTAAGATGGGCGTGAGCCGCTCTGCGTCCACAGTGATAGCCTACGCTATGAAGGAATATGGCTGGAACCTGGACACCGCCTTTGACTACGTGAAGGAAAGACGAACCGTCACCAAGCCAAACCCTTCCTTCATGAAGCAGCTGGAGGAGTATCAGGGAATTCTGCTGGCAAG caAACAAAGACATAATAAGCTATGGCGCTCCCACAGTGACGGTGACTTGTCAGATCGCCCGGACTCTAAGCCTTCATCTCCCTCCTTGAGCCGCACTGACtctcacaacaacaacacctcCTCCCCCTCCGTGCATCACTTTCTGGGCGTGGCTGTCCTGCAGGCACTCGGCGCTGAACCAAAAGACTCTCCCAAATCAAACGACATGCACACCTCTGACTCACACCTGCTCTCCAATGGAGTTTGTGAGTCACTGGTTCAGGCGGAGGAGGTCAGATCAGATTGTGAAGACCCCTGCCTGTTTGCCCTCCCCAGACCCCGAGCAGCCACCGTGGTCCCAGAGGAAAAGCAGGACAATTCGGCGAGCGTGGCTGTCACTGTGCCTGTTGCTCTTCCACACCCACCACCATCGCTCCACATCCTACCTCCCACCCCCGAACTGCAGCGTGCTCACAGGGGTGCCCCCACACATCTGTCCAGCTCAGTGGCCAAATGCAAGCCGGAGGAGCTTTTCCTCAATTTACCTGATGGAAGCAGCTCAGAGGAAGTCTCTCCTCTCACTCTGGAATCTGCTGACTCAGATATGATCAACCAGTCACTGTCTGATTTAACAAGCGACAGACAAACTCCGCTCAGCCCTGCGTCTCCCACCTCTCTGCCCCTGCTCCTGCCCCTCGCTCCCAGCGATGGTGAtgatgacaacaacaacaaccccaGTGAGTTAGAGATGGGCAGCACCTTAGACAGCCGCGGCGAGGCAGACGGGTCATCGACCCACAGCACGGACAGCATCGATTTCTTTAGTGCCCGGGAGAAGTTTCTGGGGCTGGCCCAAGATGGTCGAATTCGGACACTTTCAGAGCAGGCACAGCAAAAGACGCCTCTGTCAgatgacagagaaacagaagtcTGTGAAAatgaggaggagcagaggaatGAGACGAGTCAG GAGTCTGAAGACAGCTTTGACAAAGCCAGCCCTGACCAGCCTCACCATGACAACGGAATATCAGTCCGCCATATTGTCACTGAGATCGAAGCCATATCACACCCGGCCTCCTCTCTTCCGACTCCTTCCTCCTCGTCATCTTCGTCACTGCCTCCATTCTCTCACAGCCCTCAGATCACCCGACCGGAACATCAGGAAGAGGCGGAGTCTTCCGAAGCCACGCACGGCTCTTCCACTCCACCTTCACACCCCCAGTCTCCCTCCGTTATGCCGTGCGACTGGCCAGCAGGCTCCGTGCGGCGGGCCACCAAACAGCTGGAGCAGAAGCTGAGGCAGGAATTGGATATAGCGGCGTCTCAGCGGTCCCCGCTGCATTCCCCCAGCGCCGAACACCCGCCCGTCAGACTGTCCGTGTCCTCTCCGATCACTGAACaccctcctctccactcccCCCTGCATGCTACAGAACAAAGGATCGCTCAGGGAGAGAACGTGGCTGTTTCTGCTAATGCTAAGTCCAAAGACGAAGAGAAGCACACAGGGTCACACAAAAGACTTGATTCCTCAGGCACAAATGACCTCCAAGACCCTTCATGCTCCCCAAATTTAAATATCAGCCAAGTCTCTGGTGCTATACCTGTCAGTGTGCACACATCCACAGTTAGCCATACGGTGACCTCATCACTGGCCTCCAGTAAGCACTTATCAGCATCATCTCAAGATACCTCAGCCCAGTCTCATAGACAGGGCCAGCTCCATAGCCAAAACCTGCAGGCCTGTTCAAACCAAATGACTCTGGGTGGTGTGACAGTGCAGGAGTCAGACACGGATGAAAGTTCTCAGGGCAGGCGAGAGGACTGTGGCCCCAGCTGTGATGCCCAGAGGAGGCTGGCTCATGGCAGCCAGGAGCTGGAGAGGATTCAGCAGACACTAAGAGAGCTGCAGGCTTTTCTTCACGAGGGCATCAGCCTGGATACTGCAGACAGTCGAGCACAGGAACTGGGGCAGCCTCAGGGGCTGAGAGACGCTATGGACACAGAGCCAGGAAGTTATAAAGGGTTGAGTTTTGAAGAAAACCCTCCAGGTCTGAAAGTGGGGCAGCAGCTCCCAGAGAGACAAGAGCAGAAGAGTTTGGTAGAGCCAACGGCATGGCACAGAGCCATGGAGCTCGAGGCGCGCATCCGCCAGGCAGGCCTCACCCCCCCTTCTCTCATGAAGAGATCGGCCTCCTTAGCTAAACTGGACTGCCTGGAGCTGTCAGCCAATGACCTCAGCAGCTTGGACCTGAGGACGCACAACAGAACGGCATCGTCGCACTCACGGGACTCTTCCTCCTTGCCCCAGTCTCACCCGGACGACACCTGGAAGAAGCAGAAAGTGCTGGCACAGAGGTCCTGTGCTGAAAGAACAGGTTTGTCCTGTGATGACACATCCCCTCCACCCCactgcctctcctcctccactacaggtgaaagaggagagagggaggagccAGATAGCAGTAGTAGCGTAGTCTCCGCGTCCCGTCAGCAGGGGAGAGGACACTCATCGAGACGTCCTCGCAGAGCATCTGCTGAGAAAAAGCAGCAGCGGGCCGTCACACTGCTATACAATACCATGTAA